The genomic stretch ATACGACTACATGCTTCCAAACAGGCCTAACAGACGCTGCTTTACAGCTTTGCCCCGAGGCAAAGTGTTCAACAGCACTTTTCCATGAGTGGCAGCACACGACTATTATCTCACATTTTGTGGCGAACACATGCTCAAACCCTCCACAGTCCCCATGGAAACAGCCGCTATGCTGTCTTTAATTGGCCCATAAATGGTTGTCCACGGTGTGACGGTGCCCCTAAAATCTCTGATTTGAAGCTACTGATTAAACCCCCTCGGCTTTGATTTCATGCTCTTATTAGTGTTTCGTGGGTTGCCATGGGACACCCAGTGGGGTTGTGTTCCACTAATGGAAGAAAGCACTCGGCCGGGCACGCGCCTCACAGCACCGCTGCACTGACTGGGCCCCTGCATGCCACTCAGTCATTCGACTTGGCTGGACTCGAAGCAGGAGACTCGACTGAAAGATGAtcatctctttcttcctctgtttCTTTTTCACTTCCTCCTGCTTTCCCTCCTCAGACAGCCCGTTGTCACCGAGGGGGATAAATGAGGGGATTATGTCAAATATGGAAAGAGGAAGAACGAGGTTTATGGGTTTGTGGAACACGGTCAGTGTTAAAGTGGGTCCCACTACTGTCACAGCGGAGCGTGGAAACTGTCAGGATGATTTAAGATTAAGCGTATTTCTCTGTCATATATAGTTATTCATTGAGGGAGCTGTGTTTTAGTGTGTGCCGGCGTCTTTGAGTGCTGTGGGCTCTCGTACAGATGAGTCTCACTGTTGCGGTCCATTAAGGGATCATCAGTCTGGAGAGGCACCGCTGTTCACACTCACAGGGAGAGAATTGAGCACAATCACCTGACCAAAACCTCTGCCACGAGCCCGATGATGCTCCTCTCaaggagaaaaataaaactgCGAGCATTGGCTGCTATTTTTGATCATAGCAATTTCTAGACTGCAGTGAGTTGACATCTCTATGCGACCACAACCAGGGAGTCCGTACTTAATAGAACAGATGATGATTAAATCTAATTAGATTCATTTCCACTGTGAGCTCTGAGATCATTAGTAATGCTATGAGCTCTGAGCAGCACAAGGTCAGTCCTGCTACAGTTTTATCATCGTGGTCCAATGATTCCTCTGTGTAGAGCTGTATAATGTTAGAACATGAAACCCTGAGTTTATTGTCTTACTCCATGATGTGAGCTACCTGTGGAGAATCCTTTATTTATAGTATATAatctatttatttgtaatatattaTTGGTTCAACATctgcttaaaggtgctctatacgatatctagagcattgatatagcagcaaacgactatttgctatgtaaagaaatagaggagtaatgtttacctgagcagagaatgaagtctctctccctccgtgtgtgttgtaatcaaagcttctttgtgctttgttgacatcgccgggctggATTTGCGTgcgttttagtgcatgttcatgcatgagAGCGTGCCACACTGGCTACCTCACAGCCGCAGCTCTGCACTGCTGTCATACGGCGGTTATAGCTGATAACACCATCCCGACGGCAccgttgcagaagcgtagcgcCGACTCGCTGGTTTCCCCCAAGGTTAAAGTCTGTCAGTACTAtcgccgttgttttcactgttagctcttttagcaccgttagctgctcaGCTATAGCCATGGCAAGGTTAAacgtaaatgtttttttttcactatcCCGGTCAGGCTGGTGGGTCAAAAATCTACTTGCACAAAGTAaatttttacttgcccctatacaaattgatttatcTATTAGCAGTTCTCAAATGACAACAAAGACCAaagttaattgttttttttgctatggtgtaatttaagtaaattaatctggatTTTTGCCCACATCCTTTtaacgccacccaactaaactcctgtttccaggataattgaaataCTTGTGtgcgcttcagctcataaactttaaCTTTACCCACCACCATTTTCTAGCAAGCGCCCGACCtatactgcgcatgtgcaaatcacatgttctattacacagactcgtaaCGGTTatagaaagttaaagttacatctctcTCGTACAATTTCCGAACCTCCGACTCCgagactacttcactcagagcagctgtcaatcatgacgtctcaccccctttttatagcatcaaataactaattaaaaccaaacttatcagaaaaatgaacacatgaacatacatcagtgtgataagaactacctaaaatgacagaaacaatcttttggaaaaaatgtatttgacgtgtactttgactttttagtttggcccatgtcctaTCCGCTAACATGGGGGGGGCGGGAGTTATtatctatactgcagccagccaccagggggcggtCAAGatgttttagtttcacttttggagagctgtcatgtcgtccgtTTTTATATTCAGTCTATGGTTGAGTGTTGCTGTAgtggtgtgtgtgagcatgacTGCAATACGTTTGGTAATATTATACGATAAATTCAACGTACCAGATGTACCAACCAGATCAATTGTAAAGCATGACACTAAAGTTCCTCTCAGTTTTTAACCAGCagctttgtgttttctttgtgtgcACAGATTCTCATTGGAGAGCTGTGTGCCTTCTTCATCAAGGCAGAGGGAACCCAGGAGAAGACCATCGTCACTGCAGACTGCTGCTACTTCAACCCCCTACTGAGACGCATAATACGCTTCCTAGGTGAACACGCTGTTTTGTATTACACGGCTCCTCTGCTCTTTACGGGCCCGTAAAAGAGCACTTTTGTGTCTGGGTGTGTGGTTTTCACAGAAAGAGTGAGACAAAATCAAAAAGATCAAAACTACATGAAAGAATAGGTTGACTTGTAAGAACGTGACCCGCTACACTTGAGAGTTTGTCAACCAGAGCTTGCACATGTAGCTGTTAATTGGCTGATGAACTGCGATAGAATCATTGTGTTAAGATATTCAGGATCGTGGCAGGAAGACACTTGTGAATATTAAGCAGCCTACAAATTTGCATCTTGAGTTGAATCAGCTGAGGCGGAGGCTTGTAGTTGTAATTTCACACCTCAGCTGATAATAATGTGTCGGGGCTATTTCAGGGAGGAAGAACTTATTATCACCTGTTTTATCTTGTAGTGCTGTCGCGTGTGTTGAAAGGGTTCAAACATCTATTGTGCTTTTCTTCAACTTCTGATATATCTTTGAATGTTGTTCTCTGCCTTCTTATGTTTTATACCACTTCTCTATTTGCGATCTCAGGTGTCTATGCCTTCGGCCTGTTCACCACCACCATCTTCGCCAACGCCGGCCAGGTGGTGACAGGAAACCAGACGCCTCACTTCCTCTCTGCCTGCCGACCAAACTACACGGCGTTGGGCTGCCAGTCCACCATGCAATACATCGCAGAGCGCCGTGCCTGCACAGGCAACCCGCTGGTTGTCATGTCCGCACGGAAATCCTTCCCGTCCAAGGACGCGGCGCTCAGCGTCTACTCTGCAGTGTACACAGTGGTAGGTGGGAGCATGCTGGAAGTGAAACTTCTGTTAAAGTATGCTGCAAATTGAAGCGACTGAGTTAAAGACGACTAATCATGCACCAATGTTTTCTCGTTTTCACTTTTACTCTGTAATTCTTTGGGATTGAAGTACTAAACTAAACTTTTCTTGCTGAGAAACCAGCATTGTCGAGTGTCACATAAGCAGATTGGTACCACTATCATGCCTTTACCGTGAATATGGAGCTACAGTTAGTTAGCTTAGCAGAAAGActtatttgtttaatccataccagtgggcaacctccgggtctgaaaagtgaagccaatgcggaagtgccttaaacttgcattctttctaatggccaTCAGCGGGAGACAACTCTGATTGGGACTTTTAGCCCCAGGAACTACTTTTctaggaactaaaaggttccttcatcCCACTGTTGTCTGCTAAAGacaaagattaggcaaattagaacactgacgtatgaaaaagcaacatggcATGGgtgagggctgctggtggtcacagtgGTAAACACACCCTGCAGtttgcagttcagtgtgtccacCTGTTTAATCTAAAAaacacgtaaaaaaaaaaaaagtaaatgttttTGTCTCACTGTGaagatatttactgctgcatagtaTTTATTGATGCACGTTGCATGTAATGAATGAACTACAGACTTTTACATGAAATTCCACTGTTTCTAAAATTCCATTTGTGTTGAATCTGAACACCTTAAAAGAAAGATTTCCTTCTGGACTCACCCGTAGTGGTTGTAAACATACTTTGTTGAGATCATTTTCAGGCTTGTAACGCTTTAACCAGCCAGTAAGAAGGATACGTACTACTTTGGCTGTTTTTTGAAATACCTAGTCAGGTTGTATTGATGCATACATGCTTGTGTGTCTTGTGCTGCTTCCTTTGTCTGTTGTACTCTATTGTGTGCGCCATCCTGTATGACTCCCTGCAGATGTACGTGACGCTGGTGTTCAAGACCAAAGGCACGCGGCTGACCAAGCCCACCATCAGCCTCACCCTGTTCTGCCTGGCCATGCTAGTAGGCGTGGTCAGGGTGGCCGAGTACCGCAACCACTGGGCCGACGTCCTGGCGGGGTTCTTCACCGGGGGAGCCATCGCTGTGTTTTTGGTGAGAGACTATAGAATAGAAAGGAAGACATGCTAGTAGCAAGAACTACTGCTCAACCTATGAAAACAATTGTATAATGTCTAATGAAGGGAGTGTCTAAT from Sebastes fasciatus isolate fSebFas1 chromosome 13, fSebFas1.pri, whole genome shotgun sequence encodes the following:
- the plppr2a gene encoding phospholipid phosphatase-related protein type 2a isoform X1, which gives rise to MAVEEKPGVKSSSSIVPCFLFVELVIMAGTVLLAYYFEYTDTFPVHIQGFFCYDKTFSKPYPGPDDTSKIPPVLIYSLVTAIPTLTILIGELCAFFIKAEGTQEKTIVTADCCYFNPLLRRIIRFLGVYAFGLFTTTIFANAGQVVTGNQTPHFLSACRPNYTALGCQSTMQYIAERRACTGNPLVVMSARKSFPSKDAALSVYSAVYTVMYVTLVFKTKGTRLTKPTISLTLFCLAMLVGVVRVAEYRNHWADVLAGFFTGGAIAVFLVTCVINSFQQMLPSPPPLRPQRPESVLGMPMVTLPCVESPLEKLRGDLRSPRSHDHQPYRFPATPDVLIPSRSISSEV
- the plppr2a gene encoding phospholipid phosphatase-related protein type 2a isoform X5, translating into MFYFQLVIMAGTVLLAYYFEYTDTFPVHIQGFFCYDKTFSKPYPGPDDTSKIPPVLIYSLVTAIPTLTILIGELCAFFIKAEGTQEKTIVTADCCYFNPLLRRIIRFLGVYAFGLFTTTIFANAGQVVTGNQTPHFLSACRPNYTALGCQSTMQYIAERRACTGNPLVVMSARKSFPSKDAALSVYSAVYTVMYVTLVFKTKGTRLTKPTISLTLFCLAMLVGVVRVAEYRNHWADVLAGFFTGGAIAVFLVTCVINSFQQMLPSPPPLRPQRPESVLGMPMVTLPCVESPLEKLSGPQHPALSSSSPPYNTYVQPF
- the plppr2a gene encoding phospholipid phosphatase-related protein type 2a isoform X3 — its product is MFYFQLVIMAGTVLLAYYFEYTDTFPVHIQGFFCYDKTFSKPYPGPDDTSKIPPVLIYSLVTAIPTLTILIGELCAFFIKAEGTQEKTIVTADCCYFNPLLRRIIRFLGVYAFGLFTTTIFANAGQVVTGNQTPHFLSACRPNYTALGCQSTMQYIAERRACTGNPLVVMSARKSFPSKDAALSVYSAVYTVMYVTLVFKTKGTRLTKPTISLTLFCLAMLVGVVRVAEYRNHWADVLAGFFTGGAIAVFLVTCVINSFQQMLPSPPPLRPQRPESVLGMPMVTLPCVESPLEKLRGDLRSPRSHDHQPYRFPATPDVLIPSRSISSEV
- the plppr2a gene encoding phospholipid phosphatase-related protein type 2a isoform X2, with the translated sequence MAVEEKPGVKSSSSIVPCFLFVELVIMAGTVLLAYYFEYTDTFPVHIQGFFCYDKTFSKPYPGPDDTSKIPPVLIYSLVTAIPTLTILIGELCAFFIKAEGTQEKTIVTADCCYFNPLLRRIIRFLGVYAFGLFTTTIFANAGQVVTGNQTPHFLSACRPNYTALGCQSTMQYIAERRACTGNPLVVMSARKSFPSKDAALSVYSAVYTVMYVTLVFKTKGTRLTKPTISLTLFCLAMLVGVVRVAEYRNHWADVLAGFFTGGAIAVFLVTCVINSFQQMLPSPPPLRPQRPESVLGMPMVTLPCVESPLEKLSGPQHPALSSSSPPYNTYVQPF
- the plppr2a gene encoding phospholipid phosphatase-related protein type 2a isoform X4, coding for MAVEEKPGVKSSSSIVPCFLFVELVIMAGTVLLAYYFEYTDTFPVHIQGFFCYDKTFSKPYPGPDDTSKIPPVLIYSLVTAIPTLTILIGELCAFFIKAEGTQEKTIVTADCCYFNPLLRRIIRFLGVYAFGLFTTTIFANAGQVVTGNQTPHFLSACRPNYTALGCQSTMQYIAERRACTGNPLVVMSARKSFPSKDAALSVYSAVYTVMYVTLVFKTKGTRLTKPTISLTLFCLAMLVGVVRVAEYRNHWADVLAGFFTGGAIAVFLVTCVINSFQQMLPSPPPLRPQRPESVLGMPMVTLPCVESPLEKLSGPQTPRGSPFTEIT